In Ochotona princeps isolate mOchPri1 chromosome 22, mOchPri1.hap1, whole genome shotgun sequence, the following are encoded in one genomic region:
- the CDC25B gene encoding M-phase inducer phosphatase 2 isoform X1, with the protein MEVPPTCSTLSPARVHEGAPRPGHLPGLRLGSPERAVASSPVTTLTKTMHNLAGLGSETPRSPAGSLLFHSSHLARLSMSRQASECSSSDSSESSDAGLCMDSPSPVDPQVAEQTFEQVIQAASRVIRSEQFAIRRFQSLPVRLLGHSPVLRNVTNSQTLHGWRKREAGGCCAASSLEEDKENEEVVFKMPWKPTHPSPTRALTEWASRREAFTQRPSSAPNLMQHLSPEQKMEMEELRPLAQASLSLTPVQGTAEEDDGFVDILESDLKDDSAVPPGMESLISAPLVKIVDKQEEQDLVMFSKCQRLFRSPSMPCSVIRPILKRMERPQDRDVPVQSKRRRSGTPPKEEPWEPQQPKARVLRSKSLCNDEIESILDSDHRGLIGDYSKAFLLQTVDGKHQDLKYISPETMVALLMGKFSNIVEKFVIVDCRYPYEYEGGHIKSAVNLPLERDAETFLLQSPMVPCSLDKRIILIFHCEFSSERGPRMCRFIRERDRAANDYPNLFYPEMYILKGGYKEFFPQHPNFCEPQDYRPMHHEAFKDELRAFRLKTRSWAGERSRRELCSRLQEQ; encoded by the exons ATGGAGGTGCCGCCAACATGCTCGACCCTCAGTCCGGCCCGCGTGCACGAGGGCGCCCCGCGCCCGGGCCACCTCCCGGGCCTCCGGCTGGGGTCTCCGGAGCGCGCGGTCGCTTCCTCGCCGGTCACCACCCTCACCAAGACCATGCACAACCTGGCCGGGCTCGGCAG TGAGACCCCAAGGAGCCCTGCAGGGAGCCTGCTGTTCCACAGCAGCCACCTGGCACGCCTGTCCATGTCCCGCCAGGCGTCGGAGTGCTCCTCTTCCGACTCTTCGGAATCTTCTGACGCAG GTCTCTGCATGGACTCACCCAGCCCTGTGGACCCCCAGGTGGCAGAGCAGAC gTTTGAACAGGTTATCCAGGCAGCCAGCCGGGTCATCCGGAG CGAGCAATTTGCCATCAGACGCTTCCAGTCCTTGCCC GTgaggctgctgggccacagccccGTGCTGCGCAATGTCACCAACTCGCAAACGCTGCATGGCTGGAGGAAGCGCGAGGCAGGTGGCTGCTGTGCGGCCAGCAGCTTGGAGGAGGACAAAGAGAAT GAAGAGGTTGTCTTCAAGATGCCGTGGAAGCCCACACATCCCAGCCCCACACGCGCCCTGACAGAATGGGCCAGCCGTCGAGAAGCTTTTACCCAGAGGCCCAGCTCGGCCCCCAATCTGATG CAGCATCTCAGCCCGGAGCAGAAGATGGAAATGGAAGAGCTGCGTCCTTTGGCCCAGGCCTCCTTATCTCTGACTCCAGTCCAAGGGACTGCTGAGGAAGACGATGGATTTGTGGACATCCTGGAGAGTGACTTAAAG GATGACAGTGCAGTGCCCCCGGGCATGGAGAGTCTCATTAGTGCCCCACTGGTCAAGATTGTGGACAAGCAAGAGGAGCAG GACCTCGTCATGTTCAGCAAGTGCCAGCGGCTCTTCCGCTCTCCATCCATGCCCTGCAGTGTCATCCGGCCCATCCTTAAGAGGATGGAGCGGCCGCAGGACAGGGATGTGCCGGTTCAGAGCAAGCGACGCAGGAGTGGCACCCCTCCTAAGGAGGAGCCGTGGGAACCCCAGCAGCCC aAAGCCCGCGTCCTCCGCTCCAAGTCCCTGTGTAACGATGAGATTGAGAGTATCCTGGACAGTGACCACCGGGGGCTCATTGGAGATTACTCTAAG gCTTTCCTCCTGCAGACTGTGGATGGAAAACACCAAGATCTCAAGTACATCTCCCCAGAAACG ATGGTGGCCCTGTTGATGGGCAAATTCAGCAACATCGTGGAGAAGTTTGTGATTGTAGACTGCAGGTACCCTTATGAGTACGAAGGCGGGCACATCAAG TCGGCCGTGAACTTGCCCCTGGAACGGGACGCCGAGACCTTCCTACTGCAGAGTCCCATGGTGCCCTGTAGCCTGGACAAGAGAATCATCCTCATCTTCCACTGTGAATTCTCCTCTGAGCGAGGCCCTCGCAT GTGCCGCTTCATCAGGGAGCGAGATCGTGCTGCCAACGACTACCCTAACCTCTTCTACCCCGAGATGTACATCCTAAAAGGCGGCTACAAGGAGTTCTTCCCACAACATCCG AACTTCTGTGAGCCCCAGGACTACCGACCCATGCACCACGAGGCCTTCAAGGATGAACTGAGGGCCTTCCGCCTCAAGACACGCAGCTGGGCCGGGGAACGCAGCCGCCGGGAGCTGTGCAGCCGGCTGCAGGAGCAGTGA
- the SPEF1 gene encoding sperm flagellar protein 1, protein MATSVDEEALHQLYLWVDNIPLSRPKRNLSRDFSDGVLVAEVIKFYFPKMVEMHNYVPANSLQQKLSNWGHLNRKVLHKLNFSVPDDVMRKIAQCAPGVVELVLIPLRQRLEERQRRRKQGSGSLQELAPQDGSSYMDVGLSQKAQRESVADPQGGAQLRGTQPPGQGQALQSNPNFVLQIAEKEQELLASQETVQVLQMKVRRLEHLLQLKNVRIEDLSRRLQQAERKQR, encoded by the exons ATGGCGACCAGCGTGGACGAGGAAGCGCTGCACCAGCTGTACCTGTGGGTCGACAACATCCCTCTGTCCCGACCCAAGCGAAACCTCTCCCGGGACTTCAGTGATGGAG TCCTGGTTGCAGAGGTCATCAAGTTTTACTTTCCCAAGATGGTGGAGATGCACAATTATGTCCCTGCCAACTCTCTCCAGCAGAAACTCAGCAACTGGGGTCACCTAAACAG GAAGGTGCTGCACAAACTGAACTTTTCGGTCCCTGACGACGTAATGCGCAAGATTGCACAGTGCGCCCCGGGCGTGGTGGAGCTGGTACTCATCCCACTGAGGCAGCGCCTGGAGGAACGGCAGAGGCGCAGGAAGCAGGGCTCTGGCTCCTTACAG GAGCTGGCACCCCAGGATGGCAGCAGCTACATGGATGTGG GTTTGTCACAGAAAGCTCAAAGGGAGAGTGTCGCAGACCCCCAGGGAGGGGCACAGCTCAG GGGGACCCAGCctccaggacagggccaggcactGCAGAGCAACCCCAACTTTGTCCTCCAAATCGCGGAAAAGGAGCAGGAGCTGTTGGCCTCGCAGGAGACTgtgcag GTCCTGCAGATGAAGGTGAGGCGTTTAGAGCACCTGCTGCAGCTCAAGAACGTGCGCATAGAGGACCTCTCCCGGCGGCTTCAGCAGGCTGAGCGTAAGCAGCGGTGA
- the CDC25B gene encoding M-phase inducer phosphatase 2 isoform X2, producing MEVPPTCSTLSPARVHEGAPRPGHLPGLRLGSPERAVASSPVTTLTKTMHNLAGLGSETPRSPAGSLLFHSSHLARLSMSRQASECSSSDSSESSDAGLCMDSPSPVDPQVAEQTFEQVIQAASRVIRSEQFAIRRFQSLPVRLLGHSPVLRNVTNSQTLHGWRKREAGGCCAASSLEEDKENEEVVFKMPWKPTHPSPTRALTEWASRREAFTQRPSSAPNLMHLSPEQKMEMEELRPLAQASLSLTPVQGTAEEDDGFVDILESDLKDDSAVPPGMESLISAPLVKIVDKQEEQDLVMFSKCQRLFRSPSMPCSVIRPILKRMERPQDRDVPVQSKRRRSGTPPKEEPWEPQQPKARVLRSKSLCNDEIESILDSDHRGLIGDYSKAFLLQTVDGKHQDLKYISPETMVALLMGKFSNIVEKFVIVDCRYPYEYEGGHIKSAVNLPLERDAETFLLQSPMVPCSLDKRIILIFHCEFSSERGPRMCRFIRERDRAANDYPNLFYPEMYILKGGYKEFFPQHPNFCEPQDYRPMHHEAFKDELRAFRLKTRSWAGERSRRELCSRLQEQ from the exons ATGGAGGTGCCGCCAACATGCTCGACCCTCAGTCCGGCCCGCGTGCACGAGGGCGCCCCGCGCCCGGGCCACCTCCCGGGCCTCCGGCTGGGGTCTCCGGAGCGCGCGGTCGCTTCCTCGCCGGTCACCACCCTCACCAAGACCATGCACAACCTGGCCGGGCTCGGCAG TGAGACCCCAAGGAGCCCTGCAGGGAGCCTGCTGTTCCACAGCAGCCACCTGGCACGCCTGTCCATGTCCCGCCAGGCGTCGGAGTGCTCCTCTTCCGACTCTTCGGAATCTTCTGACGCAG GTCTCTGCATGGACTCACCCAGCCCTGTGGACCCCCAGGTGGCAGAGCAGAC gTTTGAACAGGTTATCCAGGCAGCCAGCCGGGTCATCCGGAG CGAGCAATTTGCCATCAGACGCTTCCAGTCCTTGCCC GTgaggctgctgggccacagccccGTGCTGCGCAATGTCACCAACTCGCAAACGCTGCATGGCTGGAGGAAGCGCGAGGCAGGTGGCTGCTGTGCGGCCAGCAGCTTGGAGGAGGACAAAGAGAAT GAAGAGGTTGTCTTCAAGATGCCGTGGAAGCCCACACATCCCAGCCCCACACGCGCCCTGACAGAATGGGCCAGCCGTCGAGAAGCTTTTACCCAGAGGCCCAGCTCGGCCCCCAATCTGATG CATCTCAGCCCGGAGCAGAAGATGGAAATGGAAGAGCTGCGTCCTTTGGCCCAGGCCTCCTTATCTCTGACTCCAGTCCAAGGGACTGCTGAGGAAGACGATGGATTTGTGGACATCCTGGAGAGTGACTTAAAG GATGACAGTGCAGTGCCCCCGGGCATGGAGAGTCTCATTAGTGCCCCACTGGTCAAGATTGTGGACAAGCAAGAGGAGCAG GACCTCGTCATGTTCAGCAAGTGCCAGCGGCTCTTCCGCTCTCCATCCATGCCCTGCAGTGTCATCCGGCCCATCCTTAAGAGGATGGAGCGGCCGCAGGACAGGGATGTGCCGGTTCAGAGCAAGCGACGCAGGAGTGGCACCCCTCCTAAGGAGGAGCCGTGGGAACCCCAGCAGCCC aAAGCCCGCGTCCTCCGCTCCAAGTCCCTGTGTAACGATGAGATTGAGAGTATCCTGGACAGTGACCACCGGGGGCTCATTGGAGATTACTCTAAG gCTTTCCTCCTGCAGACTGTGGATGGAAAACACCAAGATCTCAAGTACATCTCCCCAGAAACG ATGGTGGCCCTGTTGATGGGCAAATTCAGCAACATCGTGGAGAAGTTTGTGATTGTAGACTGCAGGTACCCTTATGAGTACGAAGGCGGGCACATCAAG TCGGCCGTGAACTTGCCCCTGGAACGGGACGCCGAGACCTTCCTACTGCAGAGTCCCATGGTGCCCTGTAGCCTGGACAAGAGAATCATCCTCATCTTCCACTGTGAATTCTCCTCTGAGCGAGGCCCTCGCAT GTGCCGCTTCATCAGGGAGCGAGATCGTGCTGCCAACGACTACCCTAACCTCTTCTACCCCGAGATGTACATCCTAAAAGGCGGCTACAAGGAGTTCTTCCCACAACATCCG AACTTCTGTGAGCCCCAGGACTACCGACCCATGCACCACGAGGCCTTCAAGGATGAACTGAGGGCCTTCCGCCTCAAGACACGCAGCTGGGCCGGGGAACGCAGCCGCCGGGAGCTGTGCAGCCGGCTGCAGGAGCAGTGA
- the CENPB gene encoding major centromere autoantigen B, with product MGPKRRQLTFREKSRIIQEVEENPDLRKGEIARRFNIPPSTLSTILKNKRAILASERKYGVASTCRKTNKLSPYDKLEGLLIAWFQQIRAAGLPVKGIILKEKALRIAEELGMDDFTASNGWLDRFRRRHGVVSCSGVPRARARNAAPRTPAAPASPAAVPSEGSGGGTAGWRAREEQPPSVAEGYASQDVFSATETSLWYDFLPEQAAGLCGAGGSGGGGGDGRARQATQRLSVLLCANADGSEKLPPLVAGKSAKPRAGQAGLPCDYTANSKGGVTTQALAKYLKALDARMAAESRRVLLLAGRLAAQSLDTSGLRHVQLAFFPPGTVHPLERGVVQQVKGHYRQAMLLKAMAALEGQDRSGLQLGLMEALHFVAAAWQAVEPSDIAACFREAGFGGGPNTTITASLKSEGEEEEEEEEEEEEEEEEEEGEGEEEEEEEEEGEEEEEGGEGEELGEEEEVEEEGDVDDSDEEEEEEEEEEESSSEGLEAEDWAQGVVEAAGSYGGYGAQEEARCPALHFLEGEEDSESDSEEEEGEEEEDDDDDDEDEDEDGDEVPVPSFGEAMAYFAMVKRYLTSFPIDDRVQSHILHLEHDLVHVTRKNHARQAGVRALGHQS from the coding sequence ATGGGCCCCAAGCGGCGGCAGCTGACGTTCCGGGAGAAGTCGCGGATCATCCAGGAGGTGGAGGAGAACCCGGACCTGCGCAAGGGCGAGATCGCGCGGCGCTTCAACATCCCGCCGTCCACACTGAGcaccatcctgaagaacaagcGCGCCATCCTGGCGTCGGAGCGCAAGTACGGCGTGGCCTCCACCTGCCGCAAGACCAACAAGCTGTCCCCGTACGACAAGCTCGAGGGCTTGCTCATCGCCTGGTTCCAGCAGATCCGCGCCGCCGGCCTGCCGGTCAAGGGCATCATCCTCAAGGAGAAAGCGCTGCGGATCGCAGAGGAGCTGGGCATGGATGACTTCACTGCCTCCAACGGCTGGCTGGACCGCTTCCGCCGGCGGCACGGCGTGGTGTCCTGCAGTGGCGTACCCCGCGCCCGTGCACGGAACGCGGCGCCCCGGACCCCGGCGGCACCCGCCAGCCCGGCTGCCGTGCCCTCCGAGGGCAGCGGTGGGGGCACGGCAGGCTGGCGCGCTCGCGAGGAGCAGCCGCCGTCGGTGGCCGAGGGTTACGCTTCCCAGGACGTGTTCAGCGCCACCGAAACCAGCCTGTGGTACGACTTTCTGCCCGAGCAGGCCGCGGGGTTGTGCGGTGCTGGGGGcagtggtggcggtggtggcgaCGGGAGGGCGCGCCAAGCCACCCAGCGCCTGAGTGTGTTGCTGTGCGCCAACGCCGACGGCAGCGAGAAGCTGCCCCCGCTGGTGGCCGGCAAGTCAGCCAAGCCCCGCGCGGGACAAGCCGGCCTGCCCTGCGACTACACGGCCAACTCCAAGGGTGGTGTCACTACCCAGGCCCTGGCCAAGTACTTGAAGGCATTGGACGCCAGAATGGCCGCAGAGTCCCGCCGGGTCCTGCTGCTGGCCGGCCGCCTGGCCGCCCAGTCCCTGGACACTTCAGGCCTGCGACACGTGCAGCTTGCCTTCTTCCCTCCAGGCACCGTGCATCCCTTAGAGCGGGGAGTGGTCCAGCAGGTGAAGGGCCACTACCGCCAGGCCATGCTGCTGAAGGCCATGGCTGCGCTCGAGGGCCAGGATCGCTCTGGCCTGCAGCTGGGCCTCATGGAGGCCCTGCACTTCGTGGCCGCTGCCTGGCAGGCGGTGGAGCCTTCGGACATTGCCGCGTGCTTCCGGGAGGCTGGCTTTGGGGGTGGCCCCAATACCACCATCACCGCTTCCCTCAAGAgcgagggggaggaggaggaggaggaggaggaggaagaagaggaagaggaggaggaagaagagggtgaaggggaggaggaggaagaggaggaggaagaaggagaggaagaggaggaaggaggggaaggagaggaattgggagaggaagaggaagtggaggaggagggggatgtGGATGACAGcgatgaagaagaggaggaagaggaggaagaggaagagagttcCTCTGAGGGTTTGGAGGCCGAGGACTGGGCCCAGGGAGTGGTGGAGGCCGCAGGCAGCTACGGGGGCTACGGCGCCCAGGAGGAGGCTCGGTGCCCTGCCCTGCACTTCCTGGAAGGCGAGGAGGACTCAGAATCAGACAGCGAGGAGGAGgaaggtgaggaggaggaggacgacgaTGACGACgatgaggatgaggatgaggatgGCGATGAGGTGCCTGTGCCCAGCTTCGGGGAGGCCATGGCGTACTTTGCCATGGTCAAGCGGTACCTGACCTCCTTCCCCATTGACGACCGGGTGCAGAGCCACATCCTGCACTTAGAACACGATCTAGTCCACGTGACTAGGAAGAACCACGCCAGGCAGGCGGGAGTGCGGGCTCTGGGGCACCaaagctga